The Streptomyces sp. NBC_00335 DNA window GCCGCGGCGCGCCGCTGCAGTTCCAGCTCGGTGTCGGCCAGGTCATCTCCGGATGGGACCAGGGCGTCCAGGGCATGAAGGTCGGCGGCCGTCGCAAGCTGACGATCCCGGCCCACCTCGCGTACGGCGACCGTGGCGCCGGTGGCGCGATCAAGCCGGGCGAGACGCTGATCTTCGTGTGCGACCTGATGGCCGCCTGATCAGTCCGCTGTGGGCGGCGCCGTGAAGCGTCGCCGTGGAGCGTGTGGGGCCCCCGTCTCCGAGGCGGGGGCCCTCGCTTTTGCCCTGGACCATCGGGGCGGTACGGTCAGCGGTCACGAGGGTGTACCGGGGACACGACTCGAAGGTCTGGAAGGGCGGATGGGCGTCGATGGCGATTGCCAAGGCCGAGCGGCTGATGAATCTGGCGCTGTGTCTGCTGGGGACGCGTCGGCCGCTCAGCAAGCGGGAACTGCGCGGTTCCATCGAGGCCTACATGGAAGCCGGGAACGACGAGTCCTTCAACCGCATGTTCGAGCGGGACAAGGACGATCTGCGGGAGCTCGGGCTGGTCATCGAGACCGTCGAGAACCTGGAGGGCGACACCGGTTATCTGGCGCGCCGTGATTCCAACCGGCTGCCGCCCGTGGCGCTGGACGCCGAGGAGGCCGCGGCCCTGGGGCTCGCCGCCAAGGTCTGGCAGCAGGCCCGGCTCGCCGGGGCGGCCAGTGGCGCCCTGCAGAAGCTGCGTGCCGGCGGTATGCCGGAGGCCTCGGATCCGTACGAGGGCCAGCACAGTGCCATCGAACCGAGGATCCCGGTGCACGAGGCGGCCTTCGAGCCGCTGATGCTGGCCTGCCGCGATCGCCGCCCGGTCGTCTTCGACTACCGCAAGTCCACCGCCGCCCGTCCTGAGACCCGTCAGGTCGAGCCGTGGGCCCTGGAGTGCTGGCGCGGCCACTGGTACCTGGCGGGCTTCGACCGTGACCGCGGGGCGGAGCGCGTGTTCCGGCTCTCCCGGATCACGGGCAAGGTCCGCTCGCGGGCGGCCAAGTACACCGCCGAGGTCCCGGACGTGGTGACCGTGCGGGAGACCGTGGCGAGGTGGGCCGGGGAGAGCGCGGAGCGTTCGGCGCTGATCCGGCTGCGTGCGGGGGCGGGCTATCCGCTGCGGTCCAAGGCCACGGCGGTGCGCGAGGGCGGCGAGGGCTGGGACGAGCTGGAGATCCCGTACGGGCACGGGCTGGACGCCTGGCTGGTGGAGTTCGGCCCGGATGTCGTGGTGCTGGAGCCGGCCGACCTGCGGGCCGATGTGGTGGACCGGCTGCGGGCCGTGGCCAAGGGCTAGGGCCGGCCCGTCGTCGGGCCGCGCGGAGCCGTGCGGTGCCGCGCGGGAGCGGGTGGACCGGGCAAGATCATTGAGCAACGCCCTGAGGGGGAGACGTACCAGCATGGCTGCCAACGCCATCGACCAGACGCGCCGGATGCTGTCCCTGGTGACGTACCTGCGCGAGCGCCCGGGTGCGCACGTCGCGGACGTGGCCCGGGCCTTCGGGATCACCGAGGACGAGCTGATCTCGGACCTCGACGTGCTGCCCATGTGCGGGACCAGCTTCCGGGGCGGTGACCTGCTCGACATCGACACCGACGGGGAGCGCATCTGGTGGCGCAATCCCGACGCGTCGGGGGAGTCCACCGCCGAGCCGCTGCGGCTGGCCGCCGACGAGGCGACGGCGCTGCTGGTGGCGGCGCGGGCCGTGGCCACGCTGCCGGGGCTGCGCGAGGGGGACCGCCAGGCCCTGCTGCGGGCGACCGCGAAGCTGGAGGCGGCCGCGGGGGAGGTGGCCGGGGCCAGTTCCCGGCTGTCGGTGACCTTCGAGTCCGAGGGCGGGGTCTTCGCCGACGTGGACCGGGCCATCGCCGAGCGGCGCCGGCTGTGGCTGCGCTACTACTCGCCCGCGCGCGACGAGCTCACCGAACGCACGGTGGACCCGATCCGGCTGTTCGCCGTCGGGCACACCTACATGGAGGGGTGGTGCCACCTCTCGGAGGCCCGGCGCACCTTCCGGCTGGACCGGGTGGCCGAGATCCGGCTGCTCGACGAGCGGGCCGATCCGCCGGCCATCGAGCCCCGTGATCTGTCCGAGGGGCTGGTCCAGCCCGCCGCCGAGGATCCGGAGGTCGTGGTCGAGGTCGGTCCCGGCGGGCGCTGGGTGGCCGAGTACTACCCGCACGACAGTGCCGAGGAGCTGCCCGAGGGGGGCCTGCGGATCACCTTGCGGACCCCTGACCCGGGCTCGCTGCGGCGCCTGGCGCTGCGGCTGGGCCGTGAGGGTCGGATCGTGTCCCCCGTGGAGCTGGCGGACAGCGCCCGCAGGGCGGCCCGGGAGGCGCTCGCCGCGTACGAGGGCCAGGCGGTCGAGGACGTGGCCGCCGCGAGTGCCGCGGCCGGGGAACAGGGCTGAGGGCCGAGGGGGGATCCGCGCGATGTCGGTCGCGTTCAAGGCGTCCTGTCCCGACTGCCGGGCCCGTTTCGAGCTGGACGCGGGCTCCTTGCGCCTGGCCATCGGCGGCAGCCGGCGTACGACCTTC harbors:
- a CDS encoding FKBP-type peptidyl-prolyl cis-trans isomerase; its protein translation is MSDKLEKPEIDFPEGPVPTDLVIEDIWVGEGAEAKAGSRVSVHYVGVAFSSGEEFDASWGRGAPLQFQLGVGQVISGWDQGVQGMKVGGRRKLTIPAHLAYGDRGAGGAIKPGETLIFVCDLMAA
- a CDS encoding helix-turn-helix transcriptional regulator, translating into MAIAKAERLMNLALCLLGTRRPLSKRELRGSIEAYMEAGNDESFNRMFERDKDDLRELGLVIETVENLEGDTGYLARRDSNRLPPVALDAEEAAALGLAAKVWQQARLAGAASGALQKLRAGGMPEASDPYEGQHSAIEPRIPVHEAAFEPLMLACRDRRPVVFDYRKSTAARPETRQVEPWALECWRGHWYLAGFDRDRGAERVFRLSRITGKVRSRAAKYTAEVPDVVTVRETVARWAGESAERSALIRLRAGAGYPLRSKATAVREGGEGWDELEIPYGHGLDAWLVEFGPDVVVLEPADLRADVVDRLRAVAKG
- a CDS encoding helix-turn-helix transcriptional regulator, translating into MAANAIDQTRRMLSLVTYLRERPGAHVADVARAFGITEDELISDLDVLPMCGTSFRGGDLLDIDTDGERIWWRNPDASGESTAEPLRLAADEATALLVAARAVATLPGLREGDRQALLRATAKLEAAAGEVAGASSRLSVTFESEGGVFADVDRAIAERRRLWLRYYSPARDELTERTVDPIRLFAVGHTYMEGWCHLSEARRTFRLDRVAEIRLLDERADPPAIEPRDLSEGLVQPAAEDPEVVVEVGPGGRWVAEYYPHDSAEELPEGGLRITLRTPDPGSLRRLALRLGREGRIVSPVELADSARRAAREALAAYEGQAVEDVAAASAAAGEQG
- a CDS encoding CpXC domain-containing protein is translated as MSVAFKASCPDCRARFELDAGSLRLAIGGSRRTTFYSFTCPECGAPVRKPAGERIVELLTGGGVSTLRSV